In Rhodoferax sediminis, the sequence TGCGCGAGCCCCTGCGCCTGGCGGTGCAGGGCGAGCGCCCGCATCATGGGGGCCCGCTGCGTTTGCTGGCCGGCCCGCAGCGGCTGGAGGCCGGCTGGTGGGGGTTTGACGCCGGGAGCACTGCGGCCTTGCGCGACTACTTCATCGCGCAGAGCGAGCAGGCCGGCCTGCTGTGGATTTACCGCGAGCGGCTGGCGCGTGTGCCCGCCCGGGCCGAAGTACGCTGGTTCCTGCACGGCGTTTACGCCTGAAGGCTGCGCGTCATGGATGCTTCCTTACCCGATTACGCCGAGCTGCATTGCCTGTCGAATTTCAGCTTCCAGCGCGGCGCCTCGCATGCCCAGGAATTGGTGGCGCGCGCCCATGAACTCGGCTATGCGGCATTGGCCCTCACCGATGAATGCTCGGTGGCGGGCGCGGTGCGGGCCCATGTCGAGGCGAAAAAGCGCGGGCTCAAACTGCTGCTGGGCAGCGAGTTCCTGCTCGACGGCTTTCGGCTGGTGGCACTCGCGCGCAACCTCCGGGGCTGGGGCAATCTGTGCGAGTTCATTACCGCGGCGCGGCGCCATCCCCTGCAGGAAGTGGCCAAAGGCGAGTACCGCGTGAGCCGCGCCAGCAGCGATTTCGCACTCTTACAGGACTGCGAAATCATCCTGGCGCCGCTGCGTGAGTCGTTCGACGCTATCGATTTTGAAGCGCTCTGCCAGCGTGTGTTCTGGGCTCGGGGGCTATTTGGCGCAGCAACCTGGCTGGCGGCCGAATTGCTGCTGAGGTTGGACGACGATCTGTGGCTGGACACACTGCAACGCGTGAGCGCCGCCACCGGCGTGCCCCTGGTGGCCGCCGGCGACGTGCACATGCACGTGCGCTCGCGCAAGCCGCTGCAGGATGTGATCACGGCGGTGCGCTTGGGAAAGCCGGTGGCCGAGTGCGGCTTTGCCTTGCAGCCCAACGCCGAGCGGCATCTGCGCCAGCGCGTGCGCCTCGGCGGCCTTTATCCGCCGCAGTTGCTGGCCAACACGCTGGTGGTGGCCGGGCGCTGCAGCTTCAGTCTTGATGAAATCAAATACAACTACCCGCTGGAGACCGTGCCCTCCAGCCTGACGCCGGCGCAGGCGCTGGCGCAACTGACCTTCGAGGGCGCGGCGCAGCGTTACCCGCAAGGCGTGCCAAGCAGCGTGCGCCAGCAGCTCGCGCGCGAACTGGCCCTGATCGCCGATTGCCAGTACGAGATGTTTTTTCTGACGGTGCACGACATCGTGCGTTTCGCGCGCAGCGTGGGCATCCTGTGCCAGGGCCGCGGCTCGGCCGCGAATTCGGCGGTCTGCTATTCCCTGGGCATCACGGCGGTGGACCCGACGCGCTCGCACTTGCTGTTCGAGCGCTTCATCTCCAAAGAGCGCAAGGAGCCGCCCGACATCGACGTGGACTTCGAGCACGAGCGGCGCGAGGAGGTCATCCAGTACATCTATGCAAAATACGGCCGCGATCGTGCCGCCATTGCGGCGGTCGTCACTACCTACCGCACGCGCAGCGCGATTCGCGATGTGGGCAAGGCGCTGGGCCTGCCGCCTGCGCTGGTCGACGCCTTCGCCAAGGAGCACTACTGGTTCGACGACGAGCTGGCCGTGCAGCGCCTGCGCGAACTGGCGCAGCAGGCCGGACAGGAAATCGGCGCGCGGCCTGCGCAGCTGTGGCTGGAGCTGACCGAACAGCTCAAGGGCTTCCCGCGCCACCTGAGCCAGCACGTGGGCGGCTTCGTGCTCACGCAGGACAAGCTGACAAGGCTGGTGCCGGTGGAAAACGCCGCCATGCCTGATCGCTCGATCATCCAGTGGGACAAGGACGACCTCGAAGACATGGGGCTCATGAAGGTCGACGTGCTGGCGCTCGGCATGCTGACCGCGCTGCGGCGCTGCCTGGACTTCGTGAGCCAGCGGCGCGGCCAGCCGTTCTCGATGCAGGACATCGAGCCGGAAGATGCCGCCACCTACGACATGATCTGCGCCGCCGACACCGTGGGCGTGTTCCAGATCGAGAGCCGCGCGCAAATGTCGATGCTGCCGCGCCTGCGGCCCCGCGTGTTCTACGACCTGGTGGTCGAGGTGGCCATCGTGCGCCCCGGGCCGATCCAGGGCGGCATGGTGCACCCTTACCTCAAGGCCCGAGAGCGCATCCGCCAGGGCCTGGACATCCATTACGAGAAGTCCGACCTCAAGGAGGCCCTGGCGCGCACGCTGGGTGTGCCGATCTTTCAGGAGCAGGTCATGCAGATCGCGATGATCGCGGCCGACTTCACGCCCGGCGAGGCGGACCGCCTGCGCCGCTCCATGGCGGCCTGGAAGCGCCATGGCGGCGTGCACAAGTTCGAGGACCGGCTGATCAACGGCATGCTGGCCAAGGGCTATCGGCGGGAGTTTGCCGAAGCCATTTTCAAGCAGATCCTCGGCTTCGGCGAGTATGGCTTTCCCGAAAGCCACGCCTTCAGCTTTGCGCTGCTGGCCTATGACAGCAGCTGGCTCAAACGCCATGAACCGGCCTGCTTCCTCGCCGCGCTGCTGAATTCGCAGCCTATGGGTTTTTATCCGCCTTCGCAGCTGATCCAGGATGCGCAGCGCCACGGTGTCGTCGTGCTTACGCCAGATGTGACGCGCAGCGATTGGGATTGCACGCTTGAAGGTACTCGTGAAAAGCCTACGGTGCGCCTGGGCCTGCGACTGGTCGGCAGCCTGAGCGAGGCCGGGGCAGGGCGGTTGGTGCAGGCGCGCTCGCAGGCGCCATTCGCGAGCACCGAAGACCTGGCCCTGCGCGCCCGGCTCGACCGGCCGGATCTCGACGCGCTGGCCGCGGCCGATGCGCTGATCTCTCTCTCGGGCCATCGGCGCCAGCAGGTCTGGGACGCTGCCGCGCAGCAGCGCGCACCCGCGCTGCTACAGGGTGCGCCGGTCCATGAAGAGGCGCTGGCGCTGCCCGCCGCGCCTGAAGGTGAGGAGATCGTGTTCGACTACGCCGCCATGGGCCTGACCTTGCGCCGCCATCCGCTGGCGCTGTTGCGGCCGCGGCTGGCGCGCATGCAGTTGCTGACGGCGCACGAGCTGCAGGATCTGCCCAGCGGCCAACAGGTGGCGGCCTGTGGCCTGGTCACCGTGCGCCAGCAGCCGCAAACCGCCAAGGGCACGATCTTCGTCACGCTCGAGGATGAAACTGGCCCGGTCAACGTGATCGTGTGGAAGCATGTGCGCGAGCGCCAGCGCGACGAACTGCTGCACTCACGCCTGCTCGCGGTGCAGGGCACCTGGCAGCGCGACGTGGACAGCGGCGGCGCGGTGCGCCATCTGGTGGCCGAGCGCCTGACGGACCTCACGCCGTTGCTGGGCAGGCTCGGCCAGCAGGCCAGCCGCAGCCGGGATTTTCATTGAAGGACACCGCCATGCCTGCCCCCGACGAAGCCGCCCGACGGCTCTTCATTGGCCTCATGCCTGATTCCCGCGTACAGGCCGCGCCCCAGGCCCATTGCCGGCTTGGGGGTGGGCATGAGAAGCCGACGAGCCATTGGAGGTCGCGCGTGACGCTGGCCTGTCATGCGGCGCGCCCGCTTTTGGGGTTCAGTCCAGCTCGCTGCGTCGCGGCATGTCGGCCCCGCGGCGTGAACAGGTGATCGCCGCGGCGCGCGCGGCGAAGCCGAGTGCCAATTCCAGGTCGGCACTGGACAGCGCCGCGAGCGCTGGCACCGACAACGCATCGTGCTCGGCCATCCAGGTCAACAGCGCCGCCTGAAAGGTATCGCCGGCACCCACCGTATCGATCACCTCGACCGGAATCGTCGGCACAGTGGCGGATGCGTTCGGCGTGCAGGCCACGACCCCTTCGCCGCCGCGCGTCACGACGGCCAGCTTCACGCCGCGGTCCAAGGCCTGACGGGTGAATTCCTCAGGGGCAACACCGGGCAGAAGCAACTGCAGGTCTTCCTCGCTGATCTTGAGCAGGTCGGTGCGCGTGAGCATCCATTGCAGCATGTCTTTCCAGCGTGCCAGGTCGGGCTCCACGTTGAGGCGGATATTGGGGTCATAGGCGATCAGCGTGCGCCCATGTTCCCGCTCGACCAGGGCGCGCAGGGTCGAAGCAGTCGGATCCACGACCGTGGCAAAAGAGCCGAGATGGATCGCGCGCAGGCCTTGGGGCAACGAAGCCAGCGCGTCGATCGCGAGCAGGCGGTCGGCACAGCCCTGGCCGTAGAAGGAATAGGAAGGCACGCCCCTGGCATCCACGCCAACGAGCCCGAGCGTGGTCGGCGCATCAATGCGCTGTACGGTCGAGGTATCGACCCCCTCGGCCGCGAGCGCGTGCACCAATCGCTCACCGAGGAAGTCACGGGATACAGCCGAAAAAAACGCCACGGGCTGCGCGAGCCGCGCCAACCCGACCGCCGTATTGAATGGCGATCCCCCCACATGGGCGTCCAGGGTCATGCCTGCGGCGGTGCCATCGACCGCGAACACGTCCATCAATGCTTCACCGCAGACAAGGAACATGACACAGCTTTCATTCGGGTTGAGGGGAGCCATCACAGCGCGCGGCGGCAGTGGCAACAGGCCAAGCATGCCTGTATTCGTTTTTCTTGGGCATCAGGGTTTTCCATTAATAAAGCGCCTTGATTTATTAATTATTGGCGCCGATACTTATCCCAGATCCGGAAGCGGGATCTGGCAAAACCAGATGCCGAACACCTGCCGGTTCAAGGCCCCAATCCGATCCTTACCAGGAGACAATCCATGAAACTCAAGCACACCACTGTCTTTGCCGCCCTGCTTGCAGGCGCCGGCCTTGCCTTCGCCGCTGACGCGCCCGTCATCGGCCTGATCACGAAGACCGATACCAATCCCTACTTCGTGACGATGAAAAAGGGCGCAGAGGCACAAGCCGCCAAGCTGGGCGCCAAACTGCTCACGGCGGCCGGGCGGATCGACGGCGACAACGCGGGCCAGGTCACCGCAATCGAGAACATGGTCGCCGCCGGCGCCAAGACCATCCTGATCACGCCGAGCGACGCGAAGGCCATCGTGCCGTCGATCCAGAAAGCGCAGGCGCAAGGCGTCATGTTCATTGCGCTGGACAGCCCGACCGACCCGGTGAGCGCGGCCAATGCACTGTTCGCGACCAACAACTACACGGCCGGCGAACTCATCGGCCAATACGCCAAGGCGGCAATGGCAGGCAAGCCCGTGAAGATCGCCATGCTCGACCTGTTCCCCGGCAACCCGGTCGGTGCGCAGCGGCACAACGGCTTCATGAAGGGTTTCGGGATGGCGGCGGCCGACGCCAAGAGCAACGAGCTGTCGACCAATCCCGCGATCGTCTGCTCGGCTGACAGCTACGGCGACCAGGCCAAGGGCCAGACGGGGATGGAAAACTGCCTGCAAAAGGATCCCGGCATCAACCTCGTCTACACCATCAACGAACCGGCAGCAGCGGGTGCCTACCAGGCACTGAAGGCAGCCGGCAAGGAAAAAGGTGTGCTGATCGTCTCGATCGACGGTGGCTGCAAGGGTGTCGAAAACGTCAAGGCGGGCGTGATTGCCGCCACCTCGCAGCAGTACCCCCTGAAGATGGCGGCCATGGGCGTCGAAGCGGGCGTGACGTATGCCAAGACCGGCAAAAAGGTCCAGGGCTACACCGACACCGGCGTCACTCTGATCACCGACAAGCCGCTCGCGGGCGTATCCAGCAGGGACACCAAGTACGGTTCGGACATGTGCTGGGGTAACAAGTAAGCGCCCGGAATAAAAAAGGAAGGCGGCAGCGGACCTGTTGCTGCCAGATCCCGTCACCCCCGGAGACCACCATGACCAAGACTTCCAGGCTACCGCCCGTTGCCACGCTCGGCCCGCTGATCGCGTTGCTGCTCGCGGTGATCTTCTTTGCCACGCAGAGCGGCCGATTCCTGTCGGTGCAGAACTTCTCGCTGATCCTGCAGCAGGTCATGGTGGTGGGACTGATTGCCATCGGCCAGACGCTGATCATCCTGACCGCGGGCATTGATCTGGCGTGCGGCGCCGTGATGGCGCTGGGCGGCATCGTGATGACCAAGCTGGCGGTGAACAGCGGCATGAACGCCTACCTGGCCATTGTTTGCGGGCTGCTCGTCACCATGGCCTTCGGGTTGGTGAACGGCCTGCTGGTCACACGCATCAAGCTGCCACCGTTCATCGTCACACTGGGCACCTTGAACATCGCTTACGCCATTACCCAGCTTTATTCGGGCGCGCAAACCATCACCGGTCTGCCGCCAGCAATGACCTTCTTCGGCAATACGTTCCGGCTCGGCCACGCGGAGGTGAACTACGGCGCCGTGCTGATGCTCGTGCTGTACCTCTTCATGTGGTGGGGTCTGCGCGAAACCCAGCCTGGACGCCATGTGTACGCGGTGGGCAACAATCCTGAAGCCACCCGCCTGACTGGCATCGCGACCGATCGCGTGCTGCTCGGCGTGTATGTCACTGCCGGCCTGTTCTACGGCATTGCCTCGCTCGTGTCGGTGGCGCGTACCGGCGTGGGCGACCCGAACGCCGGGCAATCCGAGAATCTGGATGCCATCACCGCGGTCGTGCTGGGCGGCACCAGCCTGTTTGGCGGTCGCGGCATGATCGTGGGCAGCCTGCTCGGGGCAGTGATCGTGGGTGTGTTTCGCAATGGCCTGACCCTGATGGGTGTGGCCTCGGTGTACCAGGTCCTGATCACCGGCATCCTCGTCATTTTGGCGGTCACCACCGATCAACTCTCGCGCAAAGGAGCACGCTGATGAACACACCCAATGAAAAGCCGGCGCTCGTCATGGAGGCGCGCGGACTGGTCAAACGCTACGGCCAGGTCACCGCGCTCGATGGCAGTGACTTCGAGCTGCGTGCCGGCGAGATCATGGCCGTGATCGGCGACAACGGCGCCGGCAAGTCCTCGCTGATCAAGGCGCTGTCGGGTGCCACGGTTCCCGATGAGGGCGAGATCTGGCTGGACGGCAAGATCATCCACTTCAAGTCGCCCATCGACGCGCGCCGCGAGGGCATCGAGACGGTCTACCAGGACCTCGCGGTGGCGCCCGCGATGACGATTTCCGAGAACCTGTTCATGGGTCGCGAGATCATCAAGACCGGCTGGCTCGCGCAACTGCTGCGCGTGATCGACAAGCGGCAGATGCTGGAGCAGAGCGTGGCGCGTATGAACGAGCTGAAGGTGGGCATCCGCTCCATGACCCAGGCGGTGGAAACACTTTCGGGCGGGCAGCGCCAGTGCGTTGCGGTGGCGCGCAGTGCCGCGTTCGCGCGGCATGTCGTAATTCTCGACGAGCCGACCGCCGCGCTCGGCGTGAAGGAAGGCAACATGGTGCTCGAGCTGATCCGGCGCGTGCGCGACAAGGGCTTGCCGGTGATCCTGATCAGCCACAACATGCCGCATGTCTTCGAGATTGCCGACCGCATCCATGTGGCCCGACTGGGCAAGCGCGCCGCCCTGCTGGACCCGAAAAAGATCAGTATGAGCGATACCGTGGCGGTCATGACCGGGGCCATGAGTCCGCAGGACATCCCGCCCGAATGCCTGGCACATTGAGGAAGCAAAGATGCTCAAGGGAATCGATCCGCTGCCTTCGCCTGAGATGCTCAGGGTGTTGTGCGAGATGGGGTACGGCGACGAACAGTGCAAGGCGCTGGCACGCTTTGACTTCCACGATTGCGTTGCCGGCGCCTGCGCCTGCGCCTGCGCCATTGTGCAGACGGGTGAACGGAAGGCGTGGTCGAATTTCATGTTCAAGAAGGGCGTGATCGCCGGGGAGCTTCGCCCGTGAACGGGGCACGCGTTGCTGCAGCACCGATGGAGGCCCGGTTGCGCCCGCGGGGTTCCAACCAGGGTGGCATGCGGCAGTTCAACGAGCGGGTGGTGCTGCAGGCCATCAGGCTGCACGGGACTTGTCCGAAGGCCGAAATTGCGCGCCTAACGGGTTTGACGGCACAAACCGTGCAGCTCATCATTGGCCGCCTGGAGGCCGATGACCTGGTGCACAGGTTGGCGCCCGTGCGCGGCAAGGTCGGCCAGCCTTCGGTACCCATGGCGCTCAACCCCGATGGGGCGTTCTCCATCGGTGTGAAGATCGGTCGGCGCAGCGCGGACATGTTGCTGGTGGACTTCACGGGCCAGGTTCGCGAGCGCCTGGCCCTGAGCTATCTGTTCCCCGATCCCCTCAAGCTTTTCGGCGACATCGACGCCGGGCTGCGGCAACTGCGCAAGTCGCTTAAACCCGCGCTACGCAAACGCCTGCATGGCATCGGCGTTGCTGCCCCGCTGTCGCTCGGCGGCTGGAAGGTCCTTCTTGGCATCACACCCGAACTCGCGCAAGAGTGGAACGACATCGACATGCGCGAGCGCATCGCATCCCTGGGCGCTGCGCAGGGTCTGCCGGTCGAGTTCGTCAAGGACACGGCCGCCGCCTGCGTGGCTGAACTGGTGGCGGGCCGCGGCCGCAGCATGCGCAGCTTCCTGTACTTGTTCGTCGACACCTTCATTGGCGGTGGCCTGGTGCTTGACAGCCATCTGTTCGGGGGCCTGAACGGCAACGCCGGTGCGGTGGGTTCGCTGCCGATGGGGCTGAGCACCAGCACCGGCGTGCCGCCCGAACAACTGCTCAACGTCGGCTCGCTGTGGAGTCTGGAGGCCTTGTACACCAAGGCTGGCGTCGACGCGGATGCCTGGGTCGATGCGCGCGCGCTGGACGCGCCCTGGCTGGCAAGCACACACGCCTGGCTGGAGCGGGGCTGCCCCGCCATTGCACTGGCCATCAACAGCGCCGCCTGTCTGCTCGATCTGGGTGGCGTGATCATCGACGGCTCCTTCGGCCGCGAATTGCTGGCGGCGCTGGTGTCCGGGGTCGAGCGTGCGCTCGATCTTTACAACTGGGAGGGTGCGGCACGGCCCAGGGTGCTGGCCGGCACCATTGGCAGTGACGCGCGCGCCATGGGTGGCGCGCTGCTGCCTCTGTATGCGAATTTCGCGCCGGATCGGGACTTGTTCCTGAAGGTCGACCCGTGAAAGAGACTTCATGATGAACTCGCCGCAAAGCCATTCGATGCAACGAGAGATGACTTTTCGTCGCTGTGACCGGACCGATGCATCGACGGCCGGACTCATTCAACGATTGCGTGCGGCCTGGAGCGGCATCCTCCGCTGCACGGCACCACGGAAAGCGCCATGTCATTTGATCTTGTCCTTTTTGGCGGCACCGGCGATCTGGCGTGGCGCAAGCTGATGCCAGCCCTGTTCCAGGCCTTTCGTCACGGCAAGCTGCCGCAGGGCGGGCGTATCCTCGCCGCCGCACGCGAGGACTTTTCCGCCGCCACCTATCGCAGCTGGCTGCACGAGCGCTTTCTCGACGTCGAGGGCGCCAAGCAACCCGGCGACGAAGAGTTTGCCCGCTTTGCCGGGTTGGTGCATTATCTGAGAGTCGACCTGTCGCAGCCCGGGGACTATGTGCAGATCCGGCAATGGCTGGACGCGCCGCGTGACGACGGCCCGGCGGACACCGTGGTGCTCTACCTCGCCACCAGTCCGCACCTGTTCCCGCAAATCTGCGAACAACTCGGCAAGGTCGCACTGAACGGACCAAACGTGCGCGTGGTGCTCGAGAAGCCGCTGGGTCACGATCTGGAGAGCGCGCAGGAAATCAACCGCGCGGTGCGTTCGGTTTTCAGCGAAACGCAGGCCTTTCGCATCGACCACTACCTTGGCAAGTCCGCGGTGCAGAACCTGATGGCGCTGCGCTTCGGCAATGCGCTGTTCGAGCCCCTGTGGCGGCGCGAGAGCATCGCCAACATCCAGATCACGCTGGCCGAGCAGCTTGGTGTGGGCACGCGCGGCGACTTCTATGATCGTACCGGTGCGCTGCGCGACATGATCCAGAACCATGCTTTGCAGTTGTTGACGATGATCGCGATGGAGCCGCCTTCGCGCAACGATGCCGATGCGATTCGCGACGAGAAGCTCAAGGTTCTGCACGCGCTCAAGCCGTTCACCGAAGACAGCGTGCTGCATGACGTGATACGCGGTCAGTACCGCGGCGGCACAGTCGACGGCCGGCCCGTACCAGGCTATCGGGACGAGACCAAAGTGCCGCCGCACAGTCACACCGAGACTTTTGTCGCACTGCGAACCGAAGTCCAGAACTGGCGCTGGTCGGGTGTGCCGTTCTATTTGCGCACCGGCAAGCGCCTGGCCGCGCCCGAGGCGCAGATTGTGGTGAATTTCCGTCCTGCGCCGCACCGTATCTTCCCGGGGGTGAATGTGCCGAACAAACTGGTCATCAAGCTGCAGCCGGAGGACGGCCTGGAACTGCACTTGCTGGCAGCCAAGGGGTCAGGCCCATCGGAGGCGTTGTCACCGGTGTGCCTTGATCTCGACTTCGACAAAGCCTTCGCCGAGAACCGGGTGGGCGGCTATGAGCGGCTACTGCTCGAGGCGATTGCCGGTCGCTTGAACCTGTTCGTGCGCAGCGACGAGCAGGAACAGGCATGGCACTGGATCGAACCGGTCTTGCGGGCCTGGGAG encodes:
- a CDS encoding RbsD/FucU domain-containing protein, with the protein product MLKGIDPLPSPEMLRVLCEMGYGDEQCKALARFDFHDCVAGACACACAIVQTGERKAWSNFMFKKGVIAGELRP
- a CDS encoding error-prone DNA polymerase; translated protein: MDASLPDYAELHCLSNFSFQRGASHAQELVARAHELGYAALALTDECSVAGAVRAHVEAKKRGLKLLLGSEFLLDGFRLVALARNLRGWGNLCEFITAARRHPLQEVAKGEYRVSRASSDFALLQDCEIILAPLRESFDAIDFEALCQRVFWARGLFGAATWLAAELLLRLDDDLWLDTLQRVSAATGVPLVAAGDVHMHVRSRKPLQDVITAVRLGKPVAECGFALQPNAERHLRQRVRLGGLYPPQLLANTLVVAGRCSFSLDEIKYNYPLETVPSSLTPAQALAQLTFEGAAQRYPQGVPSSVRQQLARELALIADCQYEMFFLTVHDIVRFARSVGILCQGRGSAANSAVCYSLGITAVDPTRSHLLFERFISKERKEPPDIDVDFEHERREEVIQYIYAKYGRDRAAIAAVVTTYRTRSAIRDVGKALGLPPALVDAFAKEHYWFDDELAVQRLRELAQQAGQEIGARPAQLWLELTEQLKGFPRHLSQHVGGFVLTQDKLTRLVPVENAAMPDRSIIQWDKDDLEDMGLMKVDVLALGMLTALRRCLDFVSQRRGQPFSMQDIEPEDAATYDMICAADTVGVFQIESRAQMSMLPRLRPRVFYDLVVEVAIVRPGPIQGGMVHPYLKARERIRQGLDIHYEKSDLKEALARTLGVPIFQEQVMQIAMIAADFTPGEADRLRRSMAAWKRHGGVHKFEDRLINGMLAKGYRREFAEAIFKQILGFGEYGFPESHAFSFALLAYDSSWLKRHEPACFLAALLNSQPMGFYPPSQLIQDAQRHGVVVLTPDVTRSDWDCTLEGTREKPTVRLGLRLVGSLSEAGAGRLVQARSQAPFASTEDLALRARLDRPDLDALAAADALISLSGHRRQQVWDAAAQQRAPALLQGAPVHEEALALPAAPEGEEIVFDYAAMGLTLRRHPLALLRPRLARMQLLTAHELQDLPSGQQVAACGLVTVRQQPQTAKGTIFVTLEDETGPVNVIVWKHVRERQRDELLHSRLLAVQGTWQRDVDSGGAVRHLVAERLTDLTPLLGRLGQQASRSRDFH
- a CDS encoding ROK family transcriptional regulator produces the protein MEARLRPRGSNQGGMRQFNERVVLQAIRLHGTCPKAEIARLTGLTAQTVQLIIGRLEADDLVHRLAPVRGKVGQPSVPMALNPDGAFSIGVKIGRRSADMLLVDFTGQVRERLALSYLFPDPLKLFGDIDAGLRQLRKSLKPALRKRLHGIGVAAPLSLGGWKVLLGITPELAQEWNDIDMRERIASLGAAQGLPVEFVKDTAAACVAELVAGRGRSMRSFLYLFVDTFIGGGLVLDSHLFGGLNGNAGAVGSLPMGLSTSTGVPPEQLLNVGSLWSLEALYTKAGVDADAWVDARALDAPWLASTHAWLERGCPAIALAINSAACLLDLGGVIIDGSFGRELLAALVSGVERALDLYNWEGAARPRVLAGTIGSDARAMGGALLPLYANFAPDRDLFLKVDP
- a CDS encoding carbohydrate kinase gives rise to the protein MLGLLPLPPRAVMAPLNPNESCVMFLVCGEALMDVFAVDGTAAGMTLDAHVGGSPFNTAVGLARLAQPVAFFSAVSRDFLGERLVHALAAEGVDTSTVQRIDAPTTLGLVGVDARGVPSYSFYGQGCADRLLAIDALASLPQGLRAIHLGSFATVVDPTASTLRALVEREHGRTLIAYDPNIRLNVEPDLARWKDMLQWMLTRTDLLKISEEDLQLLLPGVAPEEFTRQALDRGVKLAVVTRGGEGVVACTPNASATVPTIPVEVIDTVGAGDTFQAALLTWMAEHDALSVPALAALSSADLELALGFAARAAAITCSRRGADMPRRSELD
- the zwf gene encoding glucose-6-phosphate dehydrogenase; this encodes MSFDLVLFGGTGDLAWRKLMPALFQAFRHGKLPQGGRILAAAREDFSAATYRSWLHERFLDVEGAKQPGDEEFARFAGLVHYLRVDLSQPGDYVQIRQWLDAPRDDGPADTVVLYLATSPHLFPQICEQLGKVALNGPNVRVVLEKPLGHDLESAQEINRAVRSVFSETQAFRIDHYLGKSAVQNLMALRFGNALFEPLWRRESIANIQITLAEQLGVGTRGDFYDRTGALRDMIQNHALQLLTMIAMEPPSRNDADAIRDEKLKVLHALKPFTEDSVLHDVIRGQYRGGTVDGRPVPGYRDETKVPPHSHTETFVALRTEVQNWRWSGVPFYLRTGKRLAAPEAQIVVNFRPAPHRIFPGVNVPNKLVIKLQPEDGLELHLLAAKGSGPSEALSPVCLDLDFDKAFAENRVGGYERLLLEAIAGRLNLFVRSDEQEQAWHWIEPVLRAWERDDDVSGGPRPYVAGTWGPAAASALVARDGFAWPEEQ
- a CDS encoding ABC transporter permease, giving the protein MTKTSRLPPVATLGPLIALLLAVIFFATQSGRFLSVQNFSLILQQVMVVGLIAIGQTLIILTAGIDLACGAVMALGGIVMTKLAVNSGMNAYLAIVCGLLVTMAFGLVNGLLVTRIKLPPFIVTLGTLNIAYAITQLYSGAQTITGLPPAMTFFGNTFRLGHAEVNYGAVLMLVLYLFMWWGLRETQPGRHVYAVGNNPEATRLTGIATDRVLLGVYVTAGLFYGIASLVSVARTGVGDPNAGQSENLDAITAVVLGGTSLFGGRGMIVGSLLGAVIVGVFRNGLTLMGVASVYQVLITGILVILAVTTDQLSRKGAR
- a CDS encoding sugar ABC transporter substrate-binding protein, with translation MKLKHTTVFAALLAGAGLAFAADAPVIGLITKTDTNPYFVTMKKGAEAQAAKLGAKLLTAAGRIDGDNAGQVTAIENMVAAGAKTILITPSDAKAIVPSIQKAQAQGVMFIALDSPTDPVSAANALFATNNYTAGELIGQYAKAAMAGKPVKIAMLDLFPGNPVGAQRHNGFMKGFGMAAADAKSNELSTNPAIVCSADSYGDQAKGQTGMENCLQKDPGINLVYTINEPAAAGAYQALKAAGKEKGVLIVSIDGGCKGVENVKAGVIAATSQQYPLKMAAMGVEAGVTYAKTGKKVQGYTDTGVTLITDKPLAGVSSRDTKYGSDMCWGNK
- a CDS encoding ATP-binding cassette domain-containing protein gives rise to the protein MNTPNEKPALVMEARGLVKRYGQVTALDGSDFELRAGEIMAVIGDNGAGKSSLIKALSGATVPDEGEIWLDGKIIHFKSPIDARREGIETVYQDLAVAPAMTISENLFMGREIIKTGWLAQLLRVIDKRQMLEQSVARMNELKVGIRSMTQAVETLSGGQRQCVAVARSAAFARHVVILDEPTAALGVKEGNMVLELIRRVRDKGLPVILISHNMPHVFEIADRIHVARLGKRAALLDPKKISMSDTVAVMTGAMSPQDIPPECLAH